The genomic region AATAATTTATTTTTTATCTTTTTAGATGGCGATAGGATTATTTTCAAATCCTGAGATATATTATCATCATTTGGAATATCGCTTATATATGGTGTTACTTGCCTTTGCTTTTTAATAGTTCTATCAGAACCACAGATTGTGCATCGTTTTGGATAAAATGGCATAATAAACAACCATAATCCGAGAGTTGATCCACAAGCAATAAGAGTGGCGATTCCAAATGACCTCTTAAACCCTGTTGGCCTATCACATAGAGAGCAGTGTTTTATAACCATATATACCTCCGGTTACAAAACATATTACAAGAATGACATTCCCAAGCCATCGTTCTATACCTCCCAAGTTTTTATTTTAAAAACTTAATCAGCGCAACTATAATTCCTATCTGGCTTGCCCAGAAAATAAACATCCACTTAAGGAGTTCAGCCTTTGTTTCTGCAAGCTCAGCCTTTGTTGCAAATCTTTTTTCCATATCAATTAATAAATCTTTTAAATCAGTCTTTGTAACCAATTCTTTGGTTAGTTCCTCCTTTATAGCCTCCTTTGTCATAGACGATAGTTCAGAGGACTCCCTAACCACTTCTGCAATTTCCTTAGCCGCTTTGTCGCTAAGGTCAGCACCCTTAAGCCGTTCATATATCTTTAATGTGTCTATTGTTGTTGCCATGCCCTTTTCTACCTCCCCCGCCATTAATATTGATTCCTTTAACTAAGCCTGCTTCAGTTCCACGTGTTATTCCAAGTATAACAACTGCGTATTATCTGCGTCAAATTTACATTTTTGTCTAGTTTTTAATGAGATAATTCATCAGCTTGTTTTTCCAACTAAAAAAGTATTACAATTATTTAATGTAAGGGATTCAAATTATGTAAGGAGACTGATTTGCTAACAGCGGTAAAAATCACATCTAAGGGACAGATCACAATACCAAAGAGAATCAGGGACATACTGGATACTGATATTGTGGAGTTTGAGGTAAAGGACAACCTGGTTGTGCTAAAACCTGTTAGAAGCGTTGGCGGATCACTAAGCAAATACTCAGTAGGACGTAAAACTTTTAGTGAGATTAGAGATATTGCATGGGATGCAGCAGTAAATGACAAATTTAAAAAATGATATTACCCGATACTAACACAATCGTCAGATATATTTTAAAAGACGTTTCCGACTTGTATGCAAAAGCGGAGGAACTATTTGAAAAAGTTAGAATTGGAGAAGAAAATATTATCGTTTTGGAGAGTGTTTTGACAGAATGTGTTTATGTCCTTGTAAAGTTTTATAAAGTGCCGCGTAAAGATGTATCATTTGTGCTACAGGGTTTTCTCAGCTATAGAGGGGTTAAAAATGCTGACAGGGACGAACTGATTGAATCACTTCGTATGTATTCAGTGTCAAATCTTGATATCGTAGATTGTATCCTGTGCGCTAAATCAAGATGCTATAAAATGACTCTGTTTTCCTTTGATAATGACCTTAAAAACTGTAATTGAGACTTTGCGGCAACTGTCACCGGCTAAAATCAAAAAAAAATAGAAAGGAACTGTCATTCTTATGATGTTTATATACAGGCTGTTGTATTTTGCGGCATTTTTACTTTTGCTTCCGTATCAGTATCTTAAGAGAGCATCCGGCTTGCGGACAAAGTGGTTTATGGAACGAACCGGAAAGTATCAATTTGTTTTAAAAAAGCCGGGCAGCAGTTATAAAACCAAAAGCGATATTTCTGTGATAGATACTGAGGGTAAGGCAGTGGTGTGGATTCATGCAGTGTCAGTGGGAGAGACGATATCGGCAGTACCGCTTATAAAAAAAATTACAGAAGAGATAACCCCACACGTTGTACTTTCAACTGTGACGGATACGGGGCAGAGGACGGCAAAAGAGAGGCTCAGGGGTGTTGGAAACATAGTGTATATGCCGTTTGACACTCCGGCCTGCGTTAAACGGGCAATTGAGGCAATAAGTCCTGATTTGTTTATCGTAATGGAGACAGAGCTTTGGCCAGAGGTGTTTCATCAGATGTCAGAGCGCGGGATTCCTGTAATGCTACTTAACGGCAGAATTTCTGATAAATCATTCCGGGGATATATGAAAATCCGTTTTTTCATGAAGGAACTTTTCTCCAAAATTGCCTTCTTTGGAATGCAAAGTGAAATTTATAGCGAACGCGTGGTAAAACTCGGAGCAAAGCGTGAAATAGTTCATACGTTTGGAAATTTTAAGTTTGATGTGATGCCGCCAAAAGAAATCCCTGACTGGGCAACGGAAATGAAAAGACCGCTTATAGTTATGGGAAGTACGCATGAGGGTGAGGAAATACTGATGCTCTCCTGTTACAAGAAATTAAAAACCGAGTTTTCCTCACTGTCTTTAATAATAGCTCCGCGCCATCCTGAGCGTTTTAAAGATGTGGAGAGGATTTTAATATCTCAACACACCGGGTATCAGAGGCGGACACAATTAACAGACACACCGCCTGACATTGTCTTGGTGGATACGATAGGAGAGCTTTCCTCGCTTTACGGGGCAGCAGACATTGCAATAATGGGAGGAAGTTTCGTACCAAAAGGAGGACATAATCTTTTGGAACCTGCTTTTTGGGAAAAACCAATAGTTACCGGTCCGTTTATGGATAACTTTCCAATGGCGGAGGATTTTTTTGAGACAGGAGCCGCAATACAAGCAGACAGCTCTGACTTATATGACACTTTGCTTGAACTTCTGAAAAATCCAGGGAGAACAACTGAGATGGGCAGAAAAGCCGGAGAACTGTTCAGAAAAAACGCAGGCTCTATAGATTTGGCTGTTACGGAGATAAAATCTATGTTAAGAAATAAGGATTAATCAACCACATATAACAGTTAGACTAATACCATGTTGCGCTCAAGAGAGGAGATTGCCACACCCCCTTCGGGGGTTCGCAATGACGGCGTGGGCTGTTCATGGGCGCCATTATCCGTCATTACGAGGAGCGTAGCGACGTAGTAATCTCCTCTTTATATTATAGTTTAGATTGCAACTCGGTATAAAACATATCATCTTTGCAAGGAATTCTTTTGTAACTCAGCCGGAACAAACCACTTTGGCTGATTATAGCCGATCCCTATAGTGGTGGGAACTATGCCTTTAAAACGGCTGCTTATTACAACAAGAGAATCTGGCACGTATAAAAACACGTAGGGCACATCCTCGGCTAATATTTCGTGCAGTCTGTGATAAGCGCGCTTGCGTTTTTCCATATCAAAAGTGCGTCTGCCCTCTTCTAAAAGAGCATCAATCTCAGGGTTATTGTAGCCGATAAAGTTAAATTCCTTCTCCTTTGTTTTACTTGAATGCCAGATGTCGTATTGGTCGGCATCAAGCCCTATTGACCAGCCAAGCACTACCGCTTCAAAACGCCTTTTATCCACAAATTCGTTTATAAACGTACTCCATTCAAGCGCCCGAATATGAACCTTAATCCCAACCTGCTTCAGCCGGTATTGAATTATTGTTGCGGTTTTTGTCCTAAGTGTGTTTCCCATATTGGTGATTATCGTAAATTCAAAACGGTTACCATCTTTTTTAAGCACTCCGTCACTGTCCTTTTTCGTCCATCCGGCCTCTTTAAGCAGTGCTTTTGCCTTTATAGGGTTAAACTCGTATTTTCTGACATTTGGATTATACGGCCATGTGTTTGGCACATAGGGGCCGGTTGAGGTTGTGCCAAGTCCAAACAGGACGGCATCCACGATTTCCTCTTTATCAATGGCATGGGCTATGGCCTGTCGCACGCGTTTGTCCTTAAAGAACGGATGCTTCAGGTTAAATCCCAGAAATGTATAGTTAAATGCCGGATACCGGAATTTTTGGAATCTCTCCTTAAAGAGCTCCGTGTCGGTTTGCCTTTGATATTGAATCGGAGTAAGCCCCATAAAATCAATACTGCCTGTCTTTAGTTCTAAAAACATTGTTGACTGGTCGGGGATTATCCTGTAAACGTATCTGTCTATGTAGGGTCTGCCATCAAAGTAGCCATGATTTGATTTTAACTCAACCCGCTCACCAGCTATCCACTTATCCAATATGTAGGGGCCCATTCCAACAGGCGCTCTGCCAAATGGATCCTTTACTATGTCCTTACCTTTGAGCAAATGCTCTGGTAACACAACAAGAGAGCCCCAACTGCTTAGAGCAGGCGCAAACGGCTTTTCATAAGTCACTCTAAACGTGTATTTATCCAGCACCTCAGCTTTCCTGACCTGCAGAAAATCCTCTTTGTAGGCCGTAGGTGTTTTTTCGTCAATGATGGTCTTATATCCAAACATTACATCATTAGCAGTGAATTCCACCCCGTCTGTCCATCTGACTCCCTTTCTAAGATGAAACGTTATCACAAGGCCGTCCGGAGAAATATCCCAGCTTTCAGCCAAATCTCCGGTTAACTGCAAATCCGGGGCGTACTTGACAAGCCCGTTAAATACAAGCCCCGCCACGGCATGAGATGCGCTGTCACCTGCAAGCATGGGGATTAAAATGCTCGGCTCCCCTATTACGCCCTCAACTATTGTATCGCCATAGGCAGGTTTAAAAACCTTAGTACCATTATCCGCCTGAGCGCTTACCGGCTCGGCATAACCAGTAATAACAAGCGTGTATATGATGAAAATTAGTAAGAGTTTTTTCATATGGCTATTTTACACTTTTTTGTATAGTTAAGATAATGGAATTATTCATTTGATAAAGTAAAAATAAGGGAAAGGGCGCTGCCCTTTCCCTTAGACCCTATCCTGCAAGGAGGCCAGCGGATATTTCTTTACTACTGTGTGGGTTCGGTATTCTTACTTTTTGTGAACCTTTTATCATAAATTGATGCTTAGCACCGGAAAATGGACAGTCATAACCAAACTCTTTAAATTTTCTTATTAATTCACTTCTTGAAATAGCGGGAGACATTCAGATTGCTACTTTTTCCTTTATCCGTTGTTGGTTAATTCAAAATCTTGCTCACAATCCTAAACACCCTGGTTTAAAAACACATGAGTTCGCATCGCTTAAATTCAGTACTGCAGGTTACTCAAATATATCACAGATGTTAACTTGAAGCCCTTCTATGACTTTGGACTTAACGAAACCCTCAAGAGCTGCAAAGGAATGCAGCTTGTACTTATCACCTCACAAACCATATCAGGTACTCCTCTTATCCAGTCCTGAAAGATACTCATGTTCTCTTTTCTGATAAACAAGATATCGGGTTGCAATCTGTTAATCCCCTCTTCAAATATTACGTCAAGCGGAGACAAATATATCTCTCCCAAACTCTTCAATTTAATATATTGGCGTATAATGTCTTGCAGTATGCCAACAATCCTCTGATGTATTCCAAATGGGCTAGGCCCCATGCTCTCCTCTCCGTTAATAACTTCAGTTAAATCTAAATCTCTTTCTATAGCCCTAACGTTCATGATATAACATAGTGCCAAATCAACGGTTTTGTCAATAACGAGAAGAGCTTGGTATATCTGAAGGCTACTGTAAGTTAAACTGCGGCAGCTACTGATTTTTAAACAAAACCAACATTTGCCGCAGTTTATTATTTACCTATACAGCCTCGACAGCCTTGACCTCTGGAATATCAGCCTTTAGCTTAGCCTCTATCCCGCCTTTTAAAGTCATCATAGACATTGGGCAACTGCCGCATGCCCCTACAAGTTTAACCTTCACAATCCCATCGCTTGTCACATCAATAAGCTGCACATCGCCTCCGTCTCTGTTTAACATCGGCCTAATCGCATTCAGCGTATTTTCTACCTGTGTTTTGTCTAACA from Nitrospirota bacterium harbors:
- a CDS encoding peptide-binding protein produces the protein MKKLLLIFIIYTLVITGYAEPVSAQADNGTKVFKPAYGDTIVEGVIGEPSILIPMLAGDSASHAVAGLVFNGLVKYAPDLQLTGDLAESWDISPDGLVITFHLRKGVRWTDGVEFTANDVMFGYKTIIDEKTPTAYKEDFLQVRKAEVLDKYTFRVTYEKPFAPALSSWGSLVVLPEHLLKGKDIVKDPFGRAPVGMGPYILDKWIAGERVELKSNHGYFDGRPYIDRYVYRIIPDQSTMFLELKTGSIDFMGLTPIQYQRQTDTELFKERFQKFRYPAFNYTFLGFNLKHPFFKDKRVRQAIAHAIDKEEIVDAVLFGLGTTSTGPYVPNTWPYNPNVRKYEFNPIKAKALLKEAGWTKKDSDGVLKKDGNRFEFTIITNMGNTLRTKTATIIQYRLKQVGIKVHIRALEWSTFINEFVDKRRFEAVVLGWSIGLDADQYDIWHSSKTKEKEFNFIGYNNPEIDALLEEGRRTFDMEKRKRAYHRLHEILAEDVPYVFLYVPDSLVVISSRFKGIVPTTIGIGYNQPKWFVPAELQKNSLQR
- a CDS encoding Uma2 family endonuclease, which codes for MNVRAIERDLDLTEVINGEESMGPSPFGIHQRIVGILQDIIRQYIKLKSLGEIYLSPLDVIFEEGINRLQPDILFIRKENMSIFQDWIRGVPDMVCEVISTSCIPLQLLRVSLSPKS
- a CDS encoding 3-deoxy-D-manno-octulosonic acid transferase, whose product is MMFIYRLLYFAAFLLLLPYQYLKRASGLRTKWFMERTGKYQFVLKKPGSSYKTKSDISVIDTEGKAVVWIHAVSVGETISAVPLIKKITEEITPHVVLSTVTDTGQRTAKERLRGVGNIVYMPFDTPACVKRAIEAISPDLFIVMETELWPEVFHQMSERGIPVMLLNGRISDKSFRGYMKIRFFMKELFSKIAFFGMQSEIYSERVVKLGAKREIVHTFGNFKFDVMPPKEIPDWATEMKRPLIVMGSTHEGEEILMLSCYKKLKTEFSSLSLIIAPRHPERFKDVERILISQHTGYQRRTQLTDTPPDIVLVDTIGELSSLYGAADIAIMGGSFVPKGGHNLLEPAFWEKPIVTGPFMDNFPMAEDFFETGAAIQADSSDLYDTLLELLKNPGRTTEMGRKAGELFRKNAGSIDLAVTEIKSMLRNKD
- a CDS encoding AbrB/MazE/SpoVT family DNA-binding domain-containing protein, which encodes MLTAVKITSKGQITIPKRIRDILDTDIVEFEVKDNLVVLKPVRSVGGSLSKYSVGRKTFSEIRDIAWDAAVNDKFKK
- a CDS encoding NifU family protein, which encodes MLDKTQVENTLNAIRPMLNRDGGDVQLIDVTSDGIVKVKLVGACGSCPMSMMTLKGGIEAKLKADIPEVKAVEAV
- a CDS encoding PIN domain-containing protein, translating into MILPDTNTIVRYILKDVSDLYAKAEELFEKVRIGEENIIVLESVLTECVYVLVKFYKVPRKDVSFVLQGFLSYRGVKNADRDELIESLRMYSVSNLDIVDCILCAKSRCYKMTLFSFDNDLKNCN